The sequence TTATTTCACTCTCATCAGTCTCGCTTACCCCTCTCATCCATGTGCTTTACTCTCTCTCCATATCTCTCGTGCTCTCTCCATAGCTCTCTCTCTCCATATATCTCATCTCTCTCCCTCTCACTCCATATCTCTCATTCTCTCTCCCTCTATATGTGTCACTCTCTCCCCCTCTCTCATCATatttctcgctctctctcctTCTCTCTCCATATATCTCTCTCTCTATCCCTTTCTCTCTCACTccctctctcgctctctctcagtCTCAGTCTCGTTCTCTCTcgctttttttagttttatcaaCTTTGGTTTTGCTTAAGTTGGTCAGAGAATAAGTCATGAGCATCATCGACAGAGAAGAAGAACAGTTAACGCCCTGCAAGTTGGATTTTCAATGCCACCAAGAAGAAAGAACaagaataaagaataaaagTTTTTTATCGAGTTCGaatctgaagaagaagaagaaggaaagaggaaaaaaaagaaaaagaaaaagaaggtcacatcagagaagaagaaaatagtaagAGAGAAATAAATCTAAAGAACAATTTTGTAACTTCACTAAGAGAGAAATAAATCTAAAGAACAAATTCGTAACTTCACTCATGTATGacatcatattttttaaaaaaaattggatcatTTGCCATTTTGGACTCAATTTTTGGAACATCCATATAAATATTCCAAGATAAAAGTACATATTTTATGTTAACGGAATGTTTCTACTATCCACTTGAATCTAGTGGTTCTAACtaaaattagattcatatttttatttaatacgAAAATTTGAAAGTGAAGGCTTTCGAATCTCTTGCTTTATGGTCAAATGAATTCATGAATTCACGCTTGAATTGATCGATACTATTTAAGGTTGTCCAAGGCAAAGTTCAAAGTCCACAAACAGGCCCAAGCCTAAAGGATACCATGAAAGGACATAGAGGAGTACGCATTCTAAAAGGAAAATGTCAATACCTCGAGATTTGGGTCAACCAGCAGAAGCAGTATATATATACCCATACTTATAAACAAGTCGGGATCGAACTGACACCCTATAACCTCGAGCACCTAAAACGTCCTTGATATCTTTGTCGTTACATGTAATTGTAGCCAGGTCTTAGAACACAAGTTCATAAATAGTCCAATTCAATCATCTTAAATGAAAAATGGTAAGTAATCTTCGAAGGAGAGATCTgatcttatttatttttgtgcTTAGTTGAATCAATCATTTATTGTACTAACTTAAACATCAAAGTACAGTCATTCAACACCACATCGATTCAAGAATCTCTTATGCGTGTCAGTTTGAAAGATATCGAAACAAGCTAGTGAAATCAGAatacaaaggaaaaaaatctagaagtggaaattagtttatttaatttatatcgATTTcgtaaaaatgaatatatactTAGAGCAGAAATGGTGTTTTTTTCCCTCGAAATATCTTATTGTACCGAAGACAATGACATCTTAGCAACAAATTATTCAATTCAGACATTACAAGGGAACGAAGATATACAATTgcctttacaaataaaaaaataaataaaattgcgCAATGCTATCTACATCAGGCTTTTGATGCTTATCCAGGTCAAATAGTTGTTGTacataaacttatttttttaaaaaagctaATGACCTTTATTAGTCAAAAAGTATAATTAAACTACTCAAAGAATAATTCGAAATACGCCACTggcactttttaaaaaaaaattaaaaataaaaaaatatattcatacaaatttcaaaattaatcagGAGTCTAGGTTCCACGGGAACACGAAAGTCcccaaattttattcatatatcaCAGCAAATAATAGCCATAAAACAGCTACAAGAAAACAATACCACTAAATACATCCCTACATAGCTGAAACTAGAACACAAAATCAAAACAGAGCATGatcaatgaaataaattaaacacaaaaatcaaattcTAGTGAGTTCATTTCCATCTGGGATAGTGATTCTCCTCTTTACTGTTCCTGAAAGCGCAGCATCCAATGGAGTAAACAATGATGAGAAATACCAATATAACAATATTAATAATCGCCACTTTCTTCCAGTTCCTCTTCAAATTATCCAACACTCCACCTTTGCAAGATTCGCAATTGAAGCACAGAGTTTCAGGGTTATTATCCCACAAAGCACAATCTGGATTCGAAGAACTTGAAGAATTCGACGGTTTAGACCACTGAGTTGGCGCCATGTATGTGAACTTACACTCATCTGCCGGTTTGCAGCACCCAGACTACAGAGCATTAAACAAAAAATCTTGTTAGTTATGAAATTAATGGAGGGGTTTAGTTAAATTCCCCTTTTAATTAAAATCGAAAGCGAAATCGTACCTGAATTGAAGATAAGTGTTCTTGGTAGAATTGCTCAACGGTATCGCGGGTGTACTTTTGGTTGAATTCAGAACAGACCTTGCCGTCGACCAAACAGCTTCTGATTCTGTTCCAGTCTTTGTTGTTTCTAACGCGATTCTGGAGCCAGTTGGAGTAATCACCGAGTCTGTACTCCTTGTAGCCTCTGTTCGAGAGAACTTTTCCGGCGCCTCTATTGGTGACGGCGAAGGCGAACATGGTGAAGATGAAGAGGAGGACGATGAGAAGGAACATGACGAAAAGGTAAATCCAGAGAAGCCATCTCACGCGACAGCACGCGCCGATGAAACCCGCGAGTGAGACAAGCAGAAGGAAAACTCCGATGACGATGACGGGCGTGTCGAGAAATTTCTCACAGTCGGAGGTGCCCTGTCGGCTGAGCCATATACCACCGGCGATGATTGGAATAGAGAGCAAAAAGGTAATGAAATTGAGAATCCCAACAAGATTATTGCTGAGTTTCACCATGGTTTTGAAATCAGAAAAACAGAGCACAACCCAGAATCTGAAAACCagtgaagaaagaagaagaagaagattggaagTGAATGGTGGGTTTTGGGTTAGTCTTATAGAGTATTGGGAAGGCGCGTTTAGGTGACGTCAGGGGTTTCTTGGATATTTCATAAGAGAGAGGAAGAGGATTCAAAGGAGTTGAAACTTCAAAAGCGACGGCTGTGATTGAAATGGAAAAATGTATTGGATTTGAATGAAGCTTCTGGGTTGTTACTTATTTACTTTAGCCTACGCGTGTACGTTTTTATTCTCGAAACGCTTTTTCTCTAAATCTGAAAGTGTTTGAGCCTTTTTGGTAGTTGGTTCGGACTTTGGGAGATGTGcacttcaaaattttcaaactgaGGTTGCTGTTCTGTTGTATTTGAACGAGTGATAATACACAACTTTTGTTTACCctgatttttctaaatttatttttttatcacacGTTCACACGTTTTAAAAGATAGATTGTTTTTATAAGTTTagggatttttaaaaaatattcgaGGAAGGGGTTTCTAAGTTTGCTAACTTTCATTACCAACCATCGAGAAGAGATGTTTAATTGAGCATGCTCATATTCatgatttaatcaattaaatcgATTCTGAAGGAGtaatatttttacattttcattttgtCCTTGCTATTTTCTTTATCTTATTTGTTGGCATGTGTAATCACTCTACGAATACTCCTTCGATCCACTCATCTGGTCTGGACATGTTACTGAAGCTAACCTATAAAAGTACTCACATTAATGTAGTGTCGAGCCAAGTACACTTTCATGCTTAAATTAGTATAGGGAGTATTTAGCTCAACTAAGAATAAAGAGAATTACATACTACTTGAAGTTGATGGTATGGGGCTATTTATCATATCCATCTTCTAACTCTTGCTTGCGATACTTGTAATGTTGGCCGTGTCAAAATAAGTGCATTCTTCAAGGTTGCAAACTGTCAGTGTTGAGCTCAGCTCTACCATTCTCTTATGGTGCAAGGCAAGCTTGACTGATCAACCCAGAGCCAATGGCTTGACTTTCCCATTTAGGACCCTGGATTTTATGCTGACTGTAGGGCACCCTTGGGCTTGAGCCTTGCCTCAAACAACCATCAACAATGTCTATTTTGTTCATGTGGTTACACAACGAATTAGTGTATCTTTCCATGTATGAGTGTGATCTACATTATAGATATGTAACACCACGTTTTACGAGtgaatatacatacatacatgtaTGTATAAATGAAAAGTTACATCAATTGTCTCACTACAATTATTTGGATTAAAGTGCTGTATCGTTTCGTGTGTGAGTGTGATCTAAATCTTAAATATGAAACATCACAATTTATCGGCAGAAATATGTTTGAATGAATAATCACTTTTTTTACTCTTTAAAATTCCATAAATCTCTACTTTGTCACTCTTCAAATAATTACAACTATTGGGGTTGCATAATGAAAAAGACTAGACCTTTTTTAtctactaaaataaaattataaatttcaccTGCATCACATGAGTTATCGACTAACATAAACTAAATGAAGACAAATGAAATTGGGTCAGACCTTAAATAAACCCATGGTCTACTAGTTTTGGTGCCTAACCAAccctttatttttcaaaaatatagtAATATGTCATAATTTCAGCATGCTCATATTCAggactttattaattaaatctgTATTTTAAAAGGGAGTAGGAAGGAATTGAAGAACAAATCACCAACCACATTAACAAATGTAAATCAGATTAAAACGAAAATAATGAAacaaaagaaagggaaaagagATTGACACATATCTTTATTGTGGTTTGATCGAAGTCTACATCCCTTGTGCAAATCAAAGGTAGAATTATTTATTAGCAATAACAATACAAAAGATCAAAGAAGGATGAAGTCAAACCAAGCTCAAAATCGAGCTctaaaggagaaagaaaaaaccCAAATCAcaccaataacctctctacCCAAATTTCACTataattttttcttctcttttttgttCCTTTGTCGAATTCTCTTCTCCACCCAAAGtctctttatttatatatagaaaTGACAACAAGCTTACATAACCCTAATGAgccataatataaaaaaatcccATAAACTCAAGAAGCCCACAGTGAAGTTGTGAATATGAGAAGCAAAAAACCAACAATCACCCTTTTGATGATCATATACAACTGCAATATAAAGAAAGTCTTTGAACTTCAATATCAAAAGTTGTTACAGAATTTAGCCAACACCCAGCTTCAAAAAATCACAAAACTACTCAAAACAATCGAACACAACACCTTTGTCATCAAATAAGTTGGGTTTTGTGAAGTATCAATTTTTAACAAACTAATTTTTCCATCTTCAATGACATCACGCACATAATGAAAATGAACATGGATGTGCTTTGAACGATCATGAAAAGTTTGATTTTTAGACAAAGCTAAATTGACTACCACAATGAATTTTAACATCACGGTTAAATGAACACATTTTATAAATCAAACCTTTCAACCATATAGATTCCTTCACAAACTTTGCCAAAGCAATATACTCAGCCTCGGTTGACGATAGAACAATTACTGATTGAAGAGTTGATCTCTAGCTGATAACATTACCATAAAAGCATAAAAACATAAACTATTAATGGTCGTCGTTGATCCAAATCAGTTGCATAGTCAGAATCTTCAAGACCAACAATAATGTCAACATCATAATTCTTTGAATATATAAGGCCCTTGGAAGAAGAACCTTTAACATATCTCAAAATCCATTTCGAAGCTTCCAAATGAGCTTTGCTTGAATTCTTCATAAATTGTCTGACCATATTCATTGAATACCCTAAATTCGGTGGACAAGTAATCATACCATACATCAAATTACCCACTAAATTAGCATATGGAGTATTCATATCATTTACCTCTTCAGGAATTGAAGGAGATATCTTAGAAGACAATTTAAAGTGTTGGGTTAAATGGGTTTTAATAGTTTTAGCATTCTCCATATGAAATCTTTTAATCACCCTCCCAAAGTATTCAACTTGAGAAATAGATAAAGTATTTCAAGTTCaatatctatttattttcattCCCAAAACTTTCTTAATAACTCCCAAATTctacatttcaaattcactattTAATTGAAGCTTCACATCATTCACAAGTTGAACCTCATAAGAAGCAATCaagatatcatccatatacaaaAGCAATAGAACAAATTTATCATCAGAAGCAATTCTTTTATATACAAATGCATCATAAGAGTTCTTACTAAATCCCTTTGAGGTGATAAAGTTGTCAAAACGTTTGTTCCATTGTCTTAAAGATTACTTAAGTCCATAAAGCAATCTCTGCAATTAACAAGATGTTCTTTGCCATCTTGGACATAACCTAGTGGTtgtttcatatatatatcatgATCTAAGGTTCCATATAAGAATGTCGTAGTAACATTCATTTGTTCTAATTCAAGTTAAATTGAACAACCATGGATAACAAAACACGAATAGAAGAGTATCTAACAACAAGTGAGAATACTTAATTATAATCAATGTCCTCTTCTTGAGTGAATCCTTTAGCTACAAGTTTTCCTTTATAACGAAGTTTAGAAAAATCCTTAATACTCATATTAACATGAAATAACCATTTATAATCAACAAAAGTGaattttttgttggataatGAAAAAGACTATTgcattaattgaattttttatagaCTTTTTTTATCTactaaaataaaactataagtttCACATGCATCACATAAGTTGCTAACATAAGCTAAATGAAAACAAATGGAATTGGGTTGTACCTCAAACAAACCCATGGCCTACTAGTTTTGGTGCCCAACCAGCCCTATAGTTTCCAAAAAAATATAGTAATATGTCATAATTTGAAAATACATTGGGTTGTAGTTATCCAAGGTAAGGACTTGACCAAGTTCATGTGTCCCAAAATAGAAAGATGTAGTTAAAAGGGATTGAATTTCAATGCAGAAACCTTTTATcgctttcttttaaatttggataaaatattttgtagaattcata comes from Benincasa hispida cultivar B227 chromosome 2, ASM972705v1, whole genome shotgun sequence and encodes:
- the LOC120071851 gene encoding tetraspanin-8-like, which produces MVKLSNNLVGILNFITFLLSIPIIAGGIWLSRQGTSDCEKFLDTPVIVIGVFLLLVSLAGFIGACCRVRWLLWIYLFVMFLLIVLLFIFTMFAFAVTNRGAGKVLSNRGYKEYRLGDYSNWLQNRVRNNKDWNRIRSCLVDGKVCSEFNQKYTRDTVEQFYQEHLSSIQSGCCKPADECKFTYMAPTQWSKPSNSSSSSNPDCALWDNNPETLCFNCESCKGGVLDNLKRNWKKVAIINIVILVFLIIVYSIGCCAFRNSKEENHYPRWK